The Geminocystis sp. M7585_C2015_104 genome contains the following window.
GATTATATCAGACATTTAGTCCGTTTGCGTTTTTGTTTATGGCAAGAAAGTCGGTTTTTCCGTTTTGCTTTTGTAGGTTTTACTGGCGTTTTTGTAGATATGTTCTTTCTGTTTCTCCTCAGTGATCCTACCACGTTAGCTTTGCCTCTGACTCGTAGTAAAATTCTAGCAGCCCAGTTGGCTATTGTTAATAATTTCCTCTGGAATGATGCTTGGACTTTTGGGGATGTTGCCAGGAAACAACCTGGTATAAGAAAGAAGATTAGGCGTTTTCTCAAGTTTAATTCTATCTGTTTAGCTGGTTTGATTTTGAATGTGTTGTTTTTGAATGTCTTTTTTAACTGGTTTAAGTGGAATAGATATTTGGCCAACTTGATGGCCATTATTTTGGTAACTATTTGGAATTACTGGCTAAATTTAAAACTAAATTGGCGTACCACAGACACCGGGGATACCGAATACTGATGGCAGGATAAGTGATAACAATTCCGGGAATAAATAATAGTTCCAAAGACTAATTGGGGAATGCAATGTGGTGCATGTTAGTATGAGGGATGGGATATTAAACAATAAAACAACAATTAATCGGTATCAATGAGGGATGCTAACAAGAATTAATAGGGTGTTTACCATGTAAAAAAGGCCCACAATTTGTGTTTCTGTCCAACCACTTAATTCCAAATGATGGTGAAGTGGAGCCATTTTTAATAGTCTCTTCCCCTTGCCATCTGGTCCTTTTGTAGCTTTATAGTATGTAACCTGTGCTATTACTGATAGGGACTCAATAAAGAAAAGCAGGCTGATTACAAAAAGACTCCAAAGCTGACCAGTAAGAATACCTACTGCGGCTAAACCAGCCCCTAGGGCTAAAGAGCCTGTATCACCCATGAATACATTTGCTCTATGGCGGTTGTGGACAAGAAATCCCAAACAGCCACCACTGACAGCCAGACAGAGGGCCAGCAAATCTGGGTAGTCCTTTCCTATGATAATTCCTAACCCCAAAAAGGCGATGGCACAAGTACCTCCCGCTAACCCGTCAACTCCGTCTGTAAGGTTAGTGGCGTTGCTTTCGGCTACTATGACGAATACTGCCAGAAACCAAAACAGGAAATTTAGGGGTAGTACTATGTTGAATGGGAGACTGATGGTAGTAATGTTGTCTCGGGGTGGGAAAAGAAAAAGCCATAGGCAAAAGAGAATGGCAAAAGAGGTTTGTAGGAGGAGTTTCTGGGAGGGGGTTAATCCCAGGTTGGTTTTTTTTCGTAAAATCTGCCAGTCGTCAAGCCAACCGATGAAAGCGTAGGCGAGGATTACCAAGGCTACAGCTATGACTGTGGGGGTGAAGCCTCCTGCTATTACTCCTATTAACAAGGCTGGTGGTATAAAAAAAACACCCCCCATGGTAGGTGTGCCAGCCTTTTTTAGGTGACTTTGGGGTCCATCCTCCTGTATTATCTGGGAAGCCTTTATTTCCCTAAGGATGGGGACTATTATAGCACCCAGGAGAGCACTGGCGGTGGCGGTAATCCAGAATACCAGGGTTTGGGCCATTGTGAGGGTAAACAGGCTAATCACCCCGAGGATAACAGTTAACAGGAATAACAGGAGTCTGCCGGAGGGGTTGAAGTAGATACGGCTGATGGTCATGTTTTTTTCTCAAATACCAGATGGTCTTTGTCTAGTTTTACCACGATAGTATCCCCTGGGGTGAAGGTTTGTTCTAAAATTTTGGTGGCTAGGGGGTTTTCTAATTCTCGTTGGATAGCTCGTTTTAAAGGGCGGGCCCCATATACTGGATCGTATCCTACCTCTGTGAGGAAGTCTTTTGCCTCTTCTGTCAATTCTATACTGAGTCGTTGTTCTGCCAGTAGGGCTTGTAGTTTTTTCAGCTGTAGGGATACTATTTGTTTCAATTGGTCTTTAGTGAGACTATGGAAGATGATTATATCATCAATGCGGTTAAGGAATTCAGGGCGGAAGTGTTTGCGGAGGGAGGTAAGGACCTTTTCCCTCATGGTATCATAGTCTTGGGGATGATTATGGAGGATATATTCGCTGCCGATATTGGATGTCATCACTATGATGGTATTGCGGAAGTCCACCAGACGCCCCTGACTGTCGGTGATGCGCCCGTCGTCTAACACTTGTAGTAGGATATTAAACACATCTCTATGGGCCTTTTCCACCTCGTCCAGTAGTACAACCGAATACGGTCTACGACGGATAGCTTCTGTTAGTTGCCCTCCCTCTTCATACCCCACGTATCCTGGTGGTGCGCCTATTAGACGGGATACTGCATGTTTTTCCATGTATTCTGACATATCTATTCTTACCATAGCCTCTTCAGAGTCGAAGAGGAGGGAGGCTAGGGCGCGGGCAAGTTCGGTTTTCCCCACTCCGGTTGGCCCTAGGAATAAAAATGAGCCGATGGGGCGGTTAGGATCTTTCATTCCGGCCCTTGCTCTGCGAATAGCAGCTGCTACAATGGATACTGCCTCTTTCTGTCCAATTACCCTTTCATGGAGATGGGATTCTAGTTGTAGGAGTTTTTGTCTTTCGCTTTCCAGTAGTCTATTTACTGGTATGCCTGTCCATCCAGCCACTATTTCTGCTATATCTGCTTCGGTAACCTCTTCTCGGAGGAGGGCATTTCCTTGGGATTGGATTGCCAGCAGCTTGTCTTCCTTTTCTTTAATCTGTTTTTGTAGACTTTCCAGTTTGCCGTATTTTATTTGGGCTGCGGTATTTAGGTCATAATCTCTTTCTGCTTTTTCTACTAGTAATCTTAACTGTTCCTCTTCTTCTTTTAAGGCCTTTATTTCTTCTAGTAATTCCTTTTCCGTTTGCCAACGAGCCGACAATTCTCGTTGTTTTTCCTTTAGTTTAGCCATTTCTTGGTTTAAACGTTCCAGATTTTCCTCTGTAGTTTTATCTTTTTTCCCCTCTCCAGACAGAGACAATTTTTCCATTTCTAACTGCATAATTTTGCGTTCAAGGGCTTCTAATTCCACCGGTTTAGAGGTAATTTGCATTTTGAGTTTAGCCGCCGCTTCGTCTACCAAGTCGATGGCTTTGTCTGGGAGAAAACGGCCTGTAATATAGCGGTGGGAGAGGGTAGCGGCTGCCACTAGGGCACTGTCGGTGATTTTGACGCCGTGGTGTAGTTCATAACGTTCTTTCAAGCCCCTTAGAATGGAGATAGTGTCTTCTACGCTGGGTTGTTTTACATATACGGGTTGGAAACGTCTTTCTAAGGCTGGATCCTTTTCGATGTATTTGCGATACTCATCTAGAGTAGTGGCGCCAATGCAACGCAACTCGCCACGGGCTAACATGGGTTTAAGAAGGTTACTGGCATCCATGGCGCCTCCTTCCTTGCTCCCTGCGCCCACTACAGTATGTAGTTCATCGATAAACAAGATAATTTGGCCGTCGGATTCTATTACTTCCTTTAGGACATTCCTCAGTCTTTCTTCAAATTGTCCCCTATATTTAGCGCCGGCGATGAGACTCCCCATGTCCAGGGACACCAACTGACGCTCTTTTAACGATTCTGGCACATCCCCCTTTACTATTCTTTGGGCTAATCCTTCTGCTATTGCCGTTTTACCTACTCCTGGATCTCCTATCAGTACTGGGTTATTCTTTGTTCTACGGGACAGTACTTGAATAACCCTCCGGATTTCCTCATCGCGGCCTATTACTGGGTCCAGTTTACCAGCACGGGCCTCCTCTGTCAAGTTGCGTCCGTACTTAGCCAGATGCCCTTCTCCGGCGGTTGTTTCTTCTGTTTCTTGAGTTTGGCTTTCTTGTTGTTCTATTTTTGCTTTAAATTCTCTTACAATTTTTTCAAACTCCTGGGGTTCTAGATTAAAACTACGTAAAGTTTTTTTACCAATTCGTTGATCCTCGGCGAAGGCTACTAACAGGTGAGATACGCCTATGTACTCATCTTGCCAACTGATTCTACAATTTTCTGCCCTGTCTAACATTAAATCCAGACTCCGCCCCAAGTACAACTGTTCTACTGCGTACATACGGGGCTGACGGAGGGCAAAGTTTTGTAGTTGTTTTTGTAGTCTGCCTATATCTATACCAGCCTGGGTGAAGATGTCTTTAGCTATGGTATTTTCTGCTATCAGTGCCAGTATAAGGTGTTCTACTTCCAGATTTTGATTCTTTAACTCCTTACAAATCTCCTGTGACCGGACTATAGCATCCCATGCGATTTCTGTAAACTTGTTTGGATCGGTTGGTTGCATCTTAGACCCATTTTTCCCTATCTCCTCCAATTTTAATATTTTTTAACATCCCTTGAGAAGATATCCTATGAGGTATAGAGAGCCACAGACTACAATTTGCTGTGTGGTGGGCTGACAATGGGGTATAATGGCGTCCAGGGCCGTAAACAAGTCGGGGTAGGTTTTTATCTGTTTTAACTGAGGTTGTATTTGTTTAGCCAGGGTAGCTAGACTTTCTGGGTGGGCGCTGGCATGATCCGGCACTGGTACGAGGTACAATTGCTCATGGGGCCTTAGTAATTCTTGGAATATGCCGGCATGATCTTTTGTGTCCAACATGCCTATTATCCAAAGTATCTCTTTGTGGAGACTATTCACATATTGTCGGAGGATTTTAGCAGATTCTACGTTATGGGCTCCATCCACAAGGATTTTTGTATTCTGCCATAGCAACCATTGGATTCTACCGGGCCATTGGGTTTTTTCTATGCCCCTTGCTATGGTTTCTGGGACCAGTTGGGGGTAGTCTTGTTTTAATAGTTTACAGGCGGCTATAGCCAGAGCGGAGTTTTGTAGTTGGCAGTCTCCTGCTA
Protein-coding sequences here:
- a CDS encoding phospho-N-acetylmuramoyl-pentapeptide-transferase, encoding MTISRIYFNPSGRLLLFLLTVILGVISLFTLTMAQTLVFWITATASALLGAIIVPILREIKASQIIQEDGPQSHLKKAGTPTMGGVFFIPPALLIGVIAGGFTPTVIAVALVILAYAFIGWLDDWQILRKKTNLGLTPSQKLLLQTSFAILFCLWLFLFPPRDNITTISLPFNIVLPLNFLFWFLAVFVIVAESNATNLTDGVDGLAGGTCAIAFLGLGIIIGKDYPDLLALCLAVSGGCLGFLVHNRHRANVFMGDTGSLALGAGLAAVGILTGQLWSLFVISLLFFIESLSVIAQVTYYKATKGPDGKGKRLLKMAPLHHHLELSGWTETQIVGLFYMVNTLLILVSIPH
- the clpB gene encoding ATP-dependent chaperone ClpB, whose translation is MQPTDPNKFTEIAWDAIVRSQEICKELKNQNLEVEHLILALIAENTIAKDIFTQAGIDIGRLQKQLQNFALRQPRMYAVEQLYLGRSLDLMLDRAENCRISWQDEYIGVSHLLVAFAEDQRIGKKTLRSFNLEPQEFEKIVREFKAKIEQQESQTQETEETTAGEGHLAKYGRNLTEEARAGKLDPVIGRDEEIRRVIQVLSRRTKNNPVLIGDPGVGKTAIAEGLAQRIVKGDVPESLKERQLVSLDMGSLIAGAKYRGQFEERLRNVLKEVIESDGQIILFIDELHTVVGAGSKEGGAMDASNLLKPMLARGELRCIGATTLDEYRKYIEKDPALERRFQPVYVKQPSVEDTISILRGLKERYELHHGVKITDSALVAAATLSHRYITGRFLPDKAIDLVDEAAAKLKMQITSKPVELEALERKIMQLEMEKLSLSGEGKKDKTTEENLERLNQEMAKLKEKQRELSARWQTEKELLEEIKALKEEEEQLRLLVEKAERDYDLNTAAQIKYGKLESLQKQIKEKEDKLLAIQSQGNALLREEVTEADIAEIVAGWTGIPVNRLLESERQKLLQLESHLHERVIGQKEAVSIVAAAIRRARAGMKDPNRPIGSFLFLGPTGVGKTELARALASLLFDSEEAMVRIDMSEYMEKHAVSRLIGAPPGYVGYEEGGQLTEAIRRRPYSVVLLDEVEKAHRDVFNILLQVLDDGRITDSQGRLVDFRNTIIVMTSNIGSEYILHNHPQDYDTMREKVLTSLRKHFRPEFLNRIDDIIIFHSLTKDQLKQIVSLQLKKLQALLAEQRLSIELTEEAKDFLTEVGYDPVYGARPLKRAIQRELENPLATKILEQTFTPGDTIVVKLDKDHLVFEKKT